The Blautia hydrogenotrophica DSM 10507 genome window below encodes:
- a CDS encoding carbohydrate ABC transporter permease, protein MGKFRKRVNDFPTPYTCMNAVREGGLETKLSMFLMGFGNMVHGQKVKGLLYLAVEVIYLVFMAVNGVGFLRMLGSLGSEPQKEIWDEASQVYLYTKGDQSVLILLYGVATVLLTIFMVCMWRGALRSAYKAECLDKAGKHVNNFAEDLKSLFHENLYRLFMTPPMAFIFMFTILPLIFMICMAFTNYSRLDNHLMLFDWVGLDNFKALFDSSSILGSTFWSVLGWTLIWAFFATFSNYIFGMILSLMINRKGTRAKGFWRFCFVLSCAVPMFVSLLIMRTMLQPNGAVNVLLRNLGWIAQDASLPFFTDPTWARVTVIVINIWVGVPYTLLQLTGVLQNIPGELYEAAKVDGANAFQTFTKITLPYMLYVTTPYLIVTFTGNVNNFNVIYLLSGGDPITDLSSTAGKTDLLVTWLYKLTIDKQYYNIGAVIGILTFVILAIGALITYRNSKSYKEEGGF, encoded by the coding sequence ATGGGAAAATTTAGAAAAAGGGTCAATGACTTTCCAACTCCCTATACCTGCATGAACGCAGTCAGAGAGGGTGGATTGGAGACAAAGCTTTCCATGTTCCTGATGGGATTTGGAAATATGGTACATGGACAGAAGGTGAAAGGCCTCCTGTATCTGGCGGTGGAAGTAATCTATCTTGTATTCATGGCAGTAAACGGAGTCGGTTTTTTACGGATGCTAGGCTCTCTGGGGAGCGAACCCCAAAAGGAAATCTGGGATGAGGCCAGTCAGGTCTATCTCTACACAAAAGGCGACCAGTCTGTGCTGATACTTTTATACGGTGTGGCAACCGTGCTGCTGACTATTTTTATGGTATGCATGTGGCGTGGTGCACTGCGTAGCGCGTACAAGGCTGAGTGTCTGGACAAGGCAGGAAAGCATGTGAACAACTTCGCGGAGGACCTGAAATCTTTGTTCCACGAAAATCTGTACCGTCTGTTCATGACTCCGCCGATGGCGTTTATCTTTATGTTCACGATTTTGCCGCTGATCTTTATGATTTGTATGGCATTTACTAATTACAGCAGACTGGACAACCATCTGATGCTGTTTGACTGGGTGGGTCTGGACAACTTCAAGGCGCTGTTTGACAGCAGCAGTATCCTGGGAAGTACGTTTTGGTCAGTCCTGGGGTGGACTTTAATCTGGGCGTTCTTTGCCACGTTCAGCAACTATATTTTTGGTATGATTCTGTCCCTGATGATTAATCGTAAGGGGACGAGAGCAAAAGGCTTTTGGAGATTTTGTTTCGTGCTCTCCTGTGCGGTACCGATGTTTGTCTCCCTACTGATTATGAGAACGATGCTTCAGCCAAACGGTGCGGTGAACGTGCTTTTGCGGAATCTGGGATGGATTGCCCAGGACGCTAGTCTGCCATTCTTCACGGACCCTACTTGGGCGAGGGTGACAGTCATCGTCATCAATATTTGGGTGGGTGTACCTTACACTTTGCTGCAGCTTACCGGAGTGCTTCAAAATATTCCAGGGGAGCTCTATGAGGCAGCTAAGGTGGACGGCGCCAACGCATTTCAGACGTTTACAAAGATTACGCTGCCTTATATGCTGTATGTGACAACACCGTATCTGATTGTGACTTTCACTGGAAATGTGAATAACTTCAATGTCATCTATCTGCTGTCGGGAGGCGATCCGATCACAGACCTGTCGTCGACGGCCGGCAAGACGGACCTTCTAGTCACGTGGCTATATAAGCTGACTATTGATAAACAGTACTACAATATTGGTGCAGTCATAGGTATCTTGACCTTTGTTATCCTGGCGATCGGTGCACTTATCACCTACCGCAACAGTAAATCATACAAAGAAGAAGGGGGATTCTGA
- a CDS encoding sensor histidine kinase: MKLRDFLRDKIFLLLFHFGCMLGLAAFLCLTGYSVDCVFLILIVWLAVLSFWLLGQYRQRRGYFRRLEGILENVDQRFLLGELMPDSFRLEDRLYRELIRKSNQSVIEQLRRIEDGQKEYREYIESWVHEVKAPLTSIVLLCENHKDECTRMILQENQKVENFVNMALYYARSDEVYKDYLIKETDLQALAEETVARNRQYFIQNQMQVEVDCRHRVFTDEKWIGFILNQILLNSMKYKRDEGARVWIFTEKYEHGVRLTVRDNGMGISVQELPRIFEKGFTGTNGRRQERSTGMGLYLCRKLCLKLGVQIWADSRLFEGMRIVLEFPVSSYLSKL, from the coding sequence ATGAAGTTGAGAGACTTTCTGAGAGACAAAATTTTTTTGCTGCTGTTCCACTTCGGATGTATGCTGGGATTGGCAGCTTTTTTGTGTCTGACAGGATATTCTGTGGACTGTGTCTTTTTGATTTTGATTGTCTGGCTGGCAGTATTGTCTTTTTGGCTGCTGGGACAGTATCGGCAAAGGAGAGGATATTTCCGAAGGCTAGAAGGCATCTTAGAAAATGTGGACCAGCGTTTTTTGCTAGGAGAGCTGATGCCAGACTCTTTTCGTTTGGAAGACAGGCTTTATCGAGAGCTGATACGAAAGTCCAACCAGTCTGTGATTGAGCAGCTCCGTAGGATTGAGGACGGACAGAAGGAATATCGGGAATATATTGAAAGTTGGGTGCATGAAGTTAAGGCGCCGCTCACCAGTATTGTTTTGCTGTGTGAGAACCACAAAGATGAGTGTACCAGGATGATTTTGCAGGAGAATCAAAAAGTGGAGAACTTTGTGAATATGGCGCTGTATTATGCCCGGTCTGACGAGGTTTATAAGGATTATTTGATAAAAGAGACGGATTTGCAGGCATTGGCGGAGGAAACAGTGGCCCGGAATAGACAGTATTTTATTCAGAATCAGATGCAGGTGGAGGTGGATTGCAGGCACCGAGTCTTTACGGATGAAAAGTGGATTGGGTTCATTTTGAACCAGATACTTTTAAACAGTATGAAGTACAAGCGTGATGAAGGTGCCCGCGTCTGGATTTTTACCGAGAAATATGAACATGGGGTGAGACTTACCGTGAGGGACAACGGAATGGGAATCAGCGTGCAGGAACTTCCTAGAATCTTTGAGAAAGGCTTCACCGGAACCAATGGAAGAAGGCAGGAGCGTTCCACAGGTATGGGACTGTACCTTTGCAGAAAGCTGTGTCTGAAATTGGGTGTGCAGATTTGGGCTGACTCAAGGCTCTTTGAGGGAATGAGGATTGTCTTGGAATTCCCGGTCAGCAGTTATCTTTCAAAATTGTAA
- a CDS encoding FtsX-like permease family protein, translating into MFAKLAWRNVKRSARDYLIYFFTMTFITALMFAFDGLIFSKDVQRMFEMAGIVAVMVGIATFFVLLIISWLINYMVRFMLEKRGKEFGIYLLIGMEKKKISRLYMRENALLGTGAFLAGILLGMLLQQILLSVFYSVVQMDYHLKFGLDKYCVLMTAACYAGCYLLALVRCGRKFRRMNISDLMNAQRKNEEVREKREGWKRWLLPASLLLLVFFGIWLFRGNSWNTGTVLLFLVGLICVIYLFYLGLASYIICYIRKKGRWIYRGENLFLLRQFSSKIKTMWFTMGTLTSLFTLSLLGCSVAMMFHSFQNQVLTEKFPFDVQVYSSNADDNFRKELRVLKRETVMKEHYIYRIYENGTNQANTWLYTNLKTFGDTYRNRDGSPNMDKIYKNEEKIYCDLDTYMKLSDYNQLRRMLGYEPIHLENGEYAIHIKDRVYREAKDFSKGLQIKAGMERLKFAGYYTEPFSQDGHNGGDYLLIVPDAAVGTMRPYYSELVVDIQGKAPSDLSGKLDRLTDDDVMMEIMGNFCSGSDTIVSYYAKNLVVDNLIPEIKYVTSAIIFPMFYIGLVFLCVALTVLSVQQLSDSAKYRFRYGVLGKMGVGKKELSGIVLKQLSGYYLCPVLFAAAISGMIALYVGGKFNFYVGTQTPVFLYFGISLVIFVGIYVVYFVATYVEFRKNIKIW; encoded by the coding sequence ATGTTTGCTAAACTCGCGTGGAGAAATGTCAAGCGTTCAGCCAGAGACTACCTGATCTATTTTTTTACCATGACGTTTATTACAGCTTTGATGTTTGCCTTTGACGGACTGATTTTTTCGAAGGATGTTCAGAGGATGTTTGAGATGGCAGGCATCGTCGCGGTGATGGTGGGAATTGCTACTTTTTTCGTTCTGTTGATTATCTCGTGGCTGATAAACTACATGGTGCGCTTTATGTTGGAAAAACGCGGAAAAGAGTTTGGAATCTATCTGTTGATCGGTATGGAAAAAAAGAAGATTTCCAGGTTGTATATGAGGGAAAATGCGTTGCTTGGCACGGGAGCCTTTCTGGCCGGAATTCTCTTGGGAATGCTGCTTCAGCAGATTCTGCTCAGTGTGTTTTACAGCGTAGTGCAGATGGACTATCATCTGAAATTTGGTTTGGATAAGTACTGTGTTCTGATGACAGCTGCCTGCTATGCCGGATGTTATCTTTTGGCTTTAGTTCGATGTGGAAGAAAGTTCCGAAGAATGAATATTTCCGACCTGATGAATGCCCAGAGAAAAAATGAGGAGGTTAGGGAGAAGCGGGAGGGCTGGAAAAGGTGGTTGCTTCCGGCATCATTGCTATTGTTGGTATTCTTCGGAATCTGGCTTTTTCGAGGAAACTCCTGGAACACTGGGACAGTGCTCTTGTTCCTTGTAGGGCTAATCTGTGTGATCTATCTGTTTTATCTGGGGCTGGCTTCCTACATCATCTGTTATATCAGAAAAAAGGGAAGGTGGATTTACAGAGGAGAAAACCTGTTTTTGCTTCGGCAGTTCTCGTCAAAAATCAAGACGATGTGGTTTACGATGGGTACGTTGACTTCACTGTTTACTTTGTCACTTTTAGGCTGTTCGGTGGCCATGATGTTTCATAGCTTTCAAAATCAGGTGCTGACGGAGAAGTTTCCCTTTGATGTTCAGGTTTACAGCAGCAATGCGGATGATAATTTCCGAAAAGAGCTGAGGGTTTTGAAACGCGAGACCGTAATGAAAGAGCACTATATCTATCGTATCTATGAAAACGGTACCAACCAGGCAAATACCTGGCTGTATACGAATCTGAAAACCTTTGGGGACACATATCGAAATCGAGACGGCAGTCCGAACATGGACAAAATTTATAAAAACGAGGAGAAAATTTACTGTGATTTAGACACCTACATGAAGCTGTCCGATTACAATCAGCTTCGAAGGATGCTGGGTTATGAGCCCATTCATTTAGAAAATGGGGAGTACGCCATTCATATAAAAGATAGGGTCTATCGGGAGGCCAAAGACTTTTCAAAGGGATTACAGATCAAAGCAGGGATGGAAAGGCTTAAATTCGCGGGTTATTATACCGAACCTTTTTCACAGGATGGACACAATGGGGGTGATTATCTTTTGATTGTACCGGATGCGGCAGTGGGGACAATGAGGCCCTATTATTCTGAGCTAGTTGTGGATATTCAGGGAAAGGCGCCGTCTGATTTGTCTGGGAAATTAGACCGTTTGACAGACGATGATGTGATGATGGAAATCATGGGAAACTTCTGCAGTGGTTCAGATACCATTGTCTCTTATTACGCCAAGAATCTGGTAGTGGACAATTTGATTCCTGAGATTAAGTATGTAACGTCTGCGATTATCTTTCCGATGTTCTATATAGGACTGGTGTTCCTATGTGTGGCGCTGACAGTTTTATCTGTACAGCAGCTGAGTGACTCGGCAAAATATAGATTTCGGTACGGAGTTTTGGGAAAGATGGGAGTTGGCAAAAAAGAATTGTCTGGAATAGTCTTGAAACAGTTGTCTGGATATTATCTGTGCCCGGTCTTGTTTGCGGCGGCGATCAGTGGAATGATTGCACTTTATGTAGGAGGAAAATTTAACTTTTATGTGGGAACACAGACGCCAGTATTCTTATATTTTGGAATTTCCTTGGTGATTTTTGTGGGAATTTATGTGGTCTACTTTGTGGCTACCTATGTAGAATTTAGAAAAAATATCAAAATCTGGTGA
- the pulA gene encoding type I pullulanase: MRTAAEWKRYYSNPEFHEKYFYEGKDLGMSCTEEGTSFLLWSPMAQEVFLNFYRKGEDKEAYLKVAMERNEKGVWSWRTKEELHGIYYDFVLKIEGETVRSADPYAKACGVNGRRSMAVNLKRTNPDGWEEDKAPKKPAENIIYELHVKEFSWDESGGFPGEYRGKFKAFTCENTTLYQDGIHATGMEYLKDLGITHVQLMPAYDYGSVDEAGDKDAFNWGYDPVNYNVPEGSYATDAADGNVRITQMKEMIQSLHRQGFRVIMDVVYNHTYSLDSWLQRTAPWYFYRVWEDGQVSNGSACGNDIASERPMCGKYILESVLYWTEEYHIDGFRFDLMGLLDVELMNRIRYELDQRYGKGEKLLFGEPWAADETAMEKDAVPALKRNLGLLDENVGIFCDDTRDGIKGSALRIEEPGFVNGASGLEKDILESAGAWCLDVKKIWEEEPARAKAPSQIVTYVSSHDNQTLWDKLADTANRPELMRLNRMTAALYMTCQGNLFFLSGEEFARTKEGHENTYNAPISLNRLDWEQAWRERDLVEYYKGLIGLRKRLPGLCDKSVAAKRRFSDIELRPGLVSFMVDNRDENDTSRWKSLYVIYNSRRKAQELVPPEGAWEILLDIHRSDLWREPKLAGPKIEVEPISVLVLGQPSEEKGEREQTV; the protein is encoded by the coding sequence ATGAGGACAGCGGCAGAATGGAAGCGATATTATTCTAACCCGGAATTTCATGAGAAATATTTTTACGAGGGAAAAGATTTAGGGATGAGCTGCACAGAGGAAGGGACTTCCTTCCTCCTGTGGAGTCCCATGGCGCAGGAAGTCTTCTTGAATTTTTACCGAAAGGGAGAAGACAAAGAGGCATATCTGAAAGTGGCCATGGAAAGGAACGAAAAAGGTGTGTGGAGCTGGCGTACCAAAGAAGAGCTCCACGGAATATACTATGATTTTGTGCTGAAAATCGAAGGTGAGACGGTACGGTCCGCAGACCCTTATGCGAAGGCCTGCGGTGTGAACGGCAGGCGGAGCATGGCTGTAAATCTAAAGAGGACAAACCCTGATGGCTGGGAGGAAGACAAGGCGCCAAAGAAGCCGGCGGAGAATATCATCTACGAGCTGCATGTGAAGGAGTTTTCCTGGGACGAATCCGGGGGCTTTCCGGGAGAGTACAGAGGAAAATTCAAAGCGTTTACCTGTGAGAACACGACGCTTTATCAGGATGGAATTCACGCCACAGGAATGGAGTATCTAAAGGACTTAGGAATTACCCATGTACAACTGATGCCGGCTTATGACTATGGCTCCGTGGACGAAGCCGGAGATAAGGATGCGTTTAACTGGGGCTATGACCCGGTGAACTACAACGTGCCGGAAGGTTCCTATGCCACGGACGCGGCAGATGGAAATGTGCGAATTACACAGATGAAGGAAATGATTCAGTCGCTGCATAGACAGGGGTTTCGTGTGATTATGGACGTGGTCTATAACCATACCTACTCTTTGGATTCCTGGCTGCAAAGGACGGCCCCCTGGTATTTTTACCGGGTCTGGGAGGATGGGCAGGTCTCTAATGGCTCTGCCTGCGGCAATGACATCGCCAGTGAACGGCCAATGTGCGGGAAGTATATTCTGGAATCGGTGCTTTATTGGACGGAAGAGTATCACATCGACGGCTTTCGGTTTGACTTGATGGGGCTTTTGGATGTGGAGCTGATGAACCGGATTCGCTATGAGTTGGATCAGAGGTATGGAAAAGGAGAGAAACTTCTCTTTGGAGAGCCTTGGGCTGCGGATGAGACAGCGATGGAGAAGGATGCTGTTCCAGCGCTGAAGAGGAATTTGGGACTCTTGGATGAGAATGTGGGGATTTTTTGTGATGATACCCGGGACGGCATCAAGGGTTCTGCACTTCGAATCGAGGAGCCTGGTTTCGTAAATGGAGCCTCTGGGCTGGAAAAAGATATTTTGGAGAGTGCGGGGGCCTGGTGTTTGGATGTGAAAAAGATCTGGGAAGAAGAACCGGCCAGAGCCAAAGCGCCTTCGCAGATTGTGACTTACGTGTCTTCCCACGACAATCAGACTCTTTGGGATAAATTGGCCGACACGGCGAATCGTCCGGAGCTAATGAGACTGAACCGTATGACCGCAGCTCTTTATATGACTTGCCAGGGAAATTTATTCTTTCTGTCAGGTGAGGAATTTGCCAGAACAAAGGAGGGGCACGAGAACACTTACAATGCTCCAATCTCCCTGAACCGGCTGGACTGGGAGCAGGCTTGGCGAGAGAGGGATTTAGTGGAGTATTATAAGGGTTTGATTGGCCTGAGGAAACGGCTGCCAGGTTTGTGTGACAAATCAGTGGCTGCGAAGAGAAGATTTTCGGACATAGAGCTTCGGCCGGGCCTGGTGTCTTTTATGGTGGATAACCGGGATGAGAACGATACTTCTCGGTGGAAAAGTCTCTATGTGATTTATAATAGCAGAAGAAAAGCTCAGGAGTTGGTTCCCCCGGAGGGAGCCTGGGAGATTCTGCTGGATATTCATAGAAGCGATCTTTGGAGAGAGCCAAAATTGGCGGGACCTAAGATAGAGGTGGAACCGATCAGTGTTCTGGTTTTGGGACAGCCGTCAGAAGAAAAGGGAGAAAGAGAACAGACTGTATGA
- a CDS encoding sugar ABC transporter permease codes for MAVNKFHSAKRKRFINNSIVHVILAILACVWVFPILWVILTSFRAEKGSYVSTFFPQSFTLDNYTKLFTDTTILNFPRMFTNTLFIAVCSCIIATFYVLAVSYCLSRMKFKLRKPYMNMAMILGLFPGFMSMIAVYFILKAMGLTEGNLIRLALILCYSGGAGLTFQIAKGFFDTIPTAIDEAALLDGCTRWQIFSKITLPLSKPIIVYTVLTSFMAPWLDFIFAKVICRANSDQYTIAIGLWKMLEKEYIDNWYTSFAAGAVLISIPIAALFLFMQRYYVDGVSGAVKG; via the coding sequence ATGGCAGTCAACAAATTTCACTCTGCAAAGAGAAAACGCTTTATCAACAATAGTATTGTCCATGTGATTTTGGCGATTTTGGCGTGTGTCTGGGTCTTTCCGATTCTGTGGGTGATTCTCACGAGCTTCCGCGCTGAGAAGGGCTCCTATGTGTCCACGTTCTTCCCACAGAGCTTTACTTTGGACAATTATACGAAACTGTTTACAGACACGACAATCTTAAACTTCCCAAGGATGTTCACGAATACGCTGTTTATCGCGGTTTGCTCCTGCATCATCGCCACCTTCTACGTACTGGCAGTATCCTACTGCCTGTCGAGAATGAAATTTAAGCTGAGAAAGCCCTACATGAATATGGCGATGATTCTGGGCCTGTTCCCGGGCTTTATGTCCATGATCGCGGTCTATTTCATTTTGAAGGCCATGGGACTGACGGAGGGAAATCTCATCCGACTGGCATTGATCTTGTGTTACTCAGGAGGTGCCGGTCTGACCTTCCAGATTGCGAAGGGGTTTTTTGACACGATTCCCACAGCGATCGATGAGGCAGCACTGTTGGACGGCTGTACTAGATGGCAGATTTTCAGCAAGATCACTCTGCCGCTGAGTAAACCGATCATCGTGTACACGGTCTTGACTTCTTTCATGGCTCCGTGGCTGGACTTCATCTTCGCAAAGGTTATCTGCCGTGCCAACTCGGACCAGTACACCATTGCGATCGGACTGTGGAAGATGCTGGAAAAAGAATACATTGACAACTGGTATACCAGCTTCGCGGCAGGCGCTGTGCTGATCTCCATACCGATTGCGGCGCTGTTCCTGTTTATGCAAAGATACTATGTGGATGGAGTATCTGGTGCTGTAAAAGGTTGA
- a CDS encoding LacI family DNA-binding transcriptional regulator: protein MTTIQDIADKLGISKGTVSKALNGASDISETLQKQILETAVELGYTKLRRQKGCAKKLCVLVENQNIEYEEPHHFAYDIIMGFRQKAEPAGFDVDIVPMDEKTQRSSSYDVFMLQNNYLGAFVLGFSYTDPWMQDFQISHTPVVLYDNYIQVNPTTAYVGIDNNEGMELAVSHLKQLGHRKIGYLSSALGSHVMQVRHKAFFSAMRQYGLKTDSTYAGSSYYITQCMEKHLPRLLDMGVTAIICSHDLIANAAMIQCQQLGYSVPKDISIIGFDDLPICPYTSPPLTTVQQERTELGKCGYYALDSLINNVSIGTILLHTRLIVRGSTAKTASAAEECS, encoded by the coding sequence ATGACGACAATTCAGGATATCGCCGATAAACTTGGCATTTCCAAGGGAACAGTGTCCAAAGCCTTGAATGGTGCCTCGGATATCAGCGAAACTTTACAAAAACAAATTTTAGAGACCGCCGTAGAACTTGGATATACGAAGCTGCGCCGTCAAAAAGGCTGTGCAAAGAAATTGTGTGTACTGGTAGAAAATCAGAATATAGAATACGAAGAACCCCATCACTTCGCTTATGACATTATCATGGGATTTCGTCAAAAAGCAGAACCTGCCGGTTTTGATGTGGACATCGTCCCGATGGATGAAAAAACTCAGCGTTCCTCCTCCTACGACGTATTTATGCTGCAAAATAACTACCTCGGAGCCTTCGTTCTGGGATTTTCCTATACCGATCCTTGGATGCAGGACTTTCAGATTAGCCACACCCCGGTAGTTCTTTACGACAATTATATTCAAGTAAATCCCACTACCGCCTACGTGGGAATCGACAACAATGAGGGAATGGAATTGGCTGTCTCCCACCTAAAACAGCTCGGACACCGAAAAATAGGCTATCTCAGCAGCGCTCTAGGTTCCCATGTTATGCAGGTGCGCCACAAAGCTTTTTTCAGTGCTATGCGCCAGTATGGACTAAAGACTGATTCTACTTATGCCGGAAGTTCTTACTATATCACCCAATGCATGGAAAAACATCTTCCTCGTCTTTTGGATATGGGAGTTACTGCCATTATCTGTAGTCACGACTTAATCGCCAACGCTGCCATGATTCAATGCCAGCAGCTGGGTTATTCCGTCCCCAAGGATATCAGCATTATAGGATTTGACGATCTTCCGATCTGCCCTTACACTTCCCCGCCTCTGACCACCGTACAGCAGGAACGGACAGAACTTGGAAAATGCGGATATTACGCACTAGACAGTCTGATTAACAACGTCTCCATTGGAACCATTCTTCTGCACACCAGGCTCATTGTGCGGGGGTCTACCGCGAAAACAGCCTCGGCAGCAGAGGAGTGTTCTTAG
- a CDS encoding extracellular solute-binding protein yields MWKKRLAGLLAVVLAAVSLVGCQNASGDSAKEKVRLMVWSPSEDQSKDSGEWLQTNCEAFAQEHPEWDITFVYGVADEASAATQVAQDPEASADVFMYANDTLTTMTDANGLTKFGGKYREEIEAMNSEGVLNSLMKDGELYGVPFTTNTWFMYYDKSVFSEEDIQNLDMMLEKGVVSFPFVNSWYLPAFYLGNGCTLFGDGTDESKGVDFGGEKAVDVTNYLIDLKSNPNFKIDQDGSGIAGLRDGSISAIFSGSWDANSVKEALGENMGVAALPTFTLNGEEKQMLSYAGSKAIGVNPNSKNMVAAVELAVYLGSAKAQEMHYEMRNVIPCNEELLEGGEMASEPLVLAQTRTFEETSILQPFVSKMSNCWTPVENMGKGIRNGSVTHENAAEQTEAMNDAMNSDGI; encoded by the coding sequence ATGTGGAAAAAAAGATTGGCTGGATTATTGGCAGTTGTCCTCGCAGCGGTGAGTCTGGTAGGTTGCCAAAATGCTTCCGGGGACAGTGCCAAAGAGAAAGTTCGGCTGATGGTATGGTCGCCGTCTGAGGACCAGTCAAAGGACAGTGGTGAGTGGCTGCAGACCAATTGTGAGGCTTTTGCCCAGGAACATCCAGAGTGGGATATTACTTTTGTCTATGGGGTAGCGGACGAGGCCAGTGCGGCAACACAGGTGGCTCAGGACCCGGAGGCCAGTGCGGATGTGTTTATGTATGCCAATGATACGCTCACAACGATGACGGATGCCAATGGACTGACGAAATTCGGAGGAAAGTACAGGGAAGAGATTGAAGCCATGAATTCGGAGGGTGTGTTGAATTCTCTCATGAAAGACGGTGAACTGTATGGAGTGCCGTTTACGACGAATACCTGGTTTATGTATTACGACAAGAGCGTGTTTTCAGAGGAAGATATTCAGAATCTGGACATGATGCTAGAAAAGGGCGTTGTGTCATTTCCGTTTGTGAATTCCTGGTATCTGCCGGCGTTTTATCTGGGAAATGGCTGTACCCTGTTCGGGGATGGAACGGATGAGTCAAAAGGTGTGGATTTTGGCGGAGAAAAAGCTGTGGACGTGACAAATTATTTAATTGATCTGAAGTCAAATCCGAATTTCAAGATTGATCAGGACGGTTCCGGTATCGCAGGACTTCGAGACGGCAGCATCAGCGCGATTTTCTCCGGTTCCTGGGATGCGAATTCGGTGAAGGAAGCCTTGGGTGAAAACATGGGAGTCGCGGCTCTGCCCACGTTCACTTTAAATGGAGAGGAAAAACAGATGCTGTCTTACGCAGGTTCCAAGGCGATCGGTGTGAATCCCAACAGCAAAAATATGGTGGCGGCCGTGGAGCTGGCGGTCTATCTGGGTTCAGCGAAGGCCCAGGAAATGCACTATGAGATGAGAAATGTGATTCCATGTAATGAAGAACTGTTAGAAGGCGGAGAGATGGCGTCTGAGCCGCTGGTTTTGGCACAGACGAGAACCTTTGAAGAGACTTCCATTCTTCAGCCGTTTGTCTCTAAGATGAGTAACTGCTGGACACCGGTGGAAAATATGGGAAAAGGAATTCGAAACGGAAGTGTGACGCATGAAAATGCGGCGGAACAGACAGAGGCGATGAACGATGCAATGAACAGTGACGGTATCTGA
- a CDS encoding ABC transporter ATP-binding protein, translating into MRDYIRVCDVEKYYGNGESVTKAIDRVSFTVNRGEFMGVMGASGSGKSTLLNVLSTIDRVTAGHIFYEELDITELTEDSLAKFRKENLGFIFQEYNLLDTLTIEENILLAMTLQRENQRTAKQRCQEIMKLLDIETVAKKFPYEVSGGQRQRCACARALIHRPKLILADEPTGALDSKAAQTLLETFVRLNQTIQATIFMVTHDAFSASYCSRILFLKDGRLFHELIRGERSRREFLNEILDVLSLTGGESCDVC; encoded by the coding sequence ATGAGAGATTATATCCGGGTATGTGATGTGGAAAAATATTACGGAAACGGGGAGAGTGTGACGAAGGCCATAGACCGTGTGAGCTTTACAGTGAACAGGGGAGAGTTCATGGGTGTCATGGGAGCTTCTGGATCTGGAAAATCCACACTTTTGAATGTGCTGTCCACCATAGACCGGGTGACAGCAGGTCACATTTTTTATGAAGAGTTGGACATTACGGAACTGACAGAAGACAGCCTGGCAAAATTTCGGAAAGAAAATCTGGGCTTTATTTTCCAGGAGTACAATCTTTTGGACACTCTGACCATTGAGGAGAATATCTTGCTGGCGATGACTCTGCAAAGAGAGAACCAAAGGACGGCAAAGCAACGGTGTCAGGAGATTATGAAGCTGCTGGACATTGAGACGGTTGCAAAAAAATTTCCTTATGAGGTGTCTGGCGGGCAGAGACAGCGATGTGCCTGTGCACGGGCGCTGATACACAGGCCCAAGCTTATTTTGGCAGACGAACCCACCGGAGCTTTGGATTCTAAGGCGGCTCAGACGCTGCTAGAGACCTTTGTGCGGCTGAACCAGACCATTCAAGCGACGATTTTCATGGTGACTCACGATGCATTTTCTGCCAGCTATTGCAGCAGAATCCTGTTTTTAAAGGATGGGAGGCTCTTCCATGAGCTGATTCGCGGTGAGAGGAGCAGGAGGGAATTTTTAAACGAGATTCTAGATGTTTTGTCTTTGACAGGAGGTGAGAGCTGTGATGTTTGCTAA